Part of the Natronobacterium gregoryi SP2 genome, TCGTCCGTCTGATACGGATTACTGTACCGATTTACCGGCGCAACCGCCGCCCGGGTCGCGGTTGTGCCGAAAATGACTTACAGTAAACCGTATGAGTCCAGAGACCGACCTGGCCCACTCCAACGACACCAATCGCGCCGGGATGGCGGTCGGCAACGGATAGTTACAGCAGGAGCATGAACCCTGTGAAAACGGCATCCGCGCCCTCGGCTGGCAGGTCGGAGCAGATACAGTGATCTCCCGCTCGAGCAGGCGATTCGTCGACGGACGACACTCAGGTGGAGGAGGTACAACGGATCGTGAATCGACCGATCCAGTCCTCTAACCGGTCGAGAAGCGCCTTGAACTCCTCGTCCTCGAGGATGGGGCAACAGCCATCGTAGAGTTCGATTCGAATCGTGACGAGCATCGTTCGGCCGTCTTCGAACCGATCGATTTCCACGTCGCTGACGGCCTCGAGGTCGAGGCACTCGAGACACCACTCGAACAACCAGCTCTCGTGTTCGGGCCGGTGGTCGGCGATGCCGTAGCCGAACTGATAGTGAATTTCACAACGGTGGCTGGTTTCGTCCTCGAGCTGTGCCAGTTGCTCGTCCGGAATGGAACCGGTGCCGTCTCGATCGATCCGTCGCCCAGGGCTCATACGACCCCATTCAATAGCCAGTATGAAGTTGCTGTCTCTCGATACTGCATCTATTTATATAGCAATAGCTAGAACGAAGTTCAGTAGCCACTACAACTCCCGCGAGCACACGAAGAATCCTGAACGAGCGATGTTATTAGTTTCGATTCGACGGCAGCGAGTCGCTGTGAGACTGCCGATCTGGAGACGCCGAGTTCGTCCGCGAGATCGGCGAGGTCTGCGTCCCGTGGCCGTTCGTAGTAGCCCGATTCGACGGCGGTCACGATAGCTTCACGCTGTTTCTCCGTGAGAGTCTCGGTGGCGATCTCGAGGACGTGATCGTCGCTCGACGACGGCGCGGAGTCGGTGATTCGCTCGAGACGGACCGACGCGCCGGTGTTTCGCAGTGCAGTGACGATCTTCTCGAGTTCTGTCCGCGACGGCGTCGTGATAGCGACCGACAACCCGTCTTCGTCGACAGTCTCGATCGATGCGATGCAGTCGTGGGTCTGGAAGACGGGACAGATACACCGCTCACCGACGTCGGCCCGGAGGTATTTGGATTCTCCGGCGGTTCTGTCGACGACTTCCGACCGACATTCGAACTCGTCACCACAGTCTTCGTCTCGGTAGTGGAGATCCTGACTGACGTCGTGACCGCCTTCACATTCGTCCAGGACCGAACAACGCGCCTCGTGATGTGGTTCGATCCAGAACCGGGCCCGGAGAGGAGTGGCCGCGGACGAACCAGTGTCGTGGTCGGCGTCTCCTGAAGGCATGACAATGTTGTATTGGTATTCGAGTAATAAGTTCAGGTGGCAATTGCCCACTCGGTGGGAACACTCGACGTATGCCCGTTACTGTTGGCTAAACGACCGAATGAGCGTCTTCTCGACGGCGTTGAGGCGCTGTGAAACGGCTGATTTCGAAATTTCGAGTTCGTCTGCCAGGTCCTCGAGTGTCGCTTCGCGAGGCTGGCCATAATAACCCCGTTTGACCGCGAGTTCGACTGCTTCGCGCTGTTTCTCGGTGACGTCGCCCGTATCGATCTCGAGGGTCGTCTCCTCGTCCGACGGAACACGAGAGAGACGGCGCAGTCGAACCGTCGCATCGAGCATCTCGAGAGCGTCGATGATGTGGCTGAGGAGTGACCGATCTTTGACAACCAGAAAGACCTGTAGCGATCCGTCCTGGATGCATTCGACATCGAAAACACAATCGAACTGAGAGAGTTGCTCGCAGATACACGCCTCGTGGATTTCCTCAGTGACGTACCGGCGTTCGTGGCCGTCGTTTTCGGCGACCGTTACCTCGCTGTGGCAGACGTCGTTTGCGGAGATACTCCGTCTGATCGCCGTCGCGTTCGGTGTTGCCGACACGACTGGGCAGGTAGCGTTCTCGTCAGGAGTGACCGCGAGTGTCGCCCGAAGTGGCGTCGTGTCCGGTTTTTGTGCGGCCGAGCGCGCTGATTCGGCGGGCATACCCGTGGCTTGGAAACACAGGACGGTATAAAAGGAGGCCGGTTCCTGTCGTGTGGGAACGCCTGAACGTGTTCAGGCGAAATTTCATTACGCGAGAATTGCAGCGACAGTTTTCGCCCGACGAGAACTGGACAGAGTACGGGAGTGCAGTCCTGGCTGATACGATGACACGAGACCAACTGTGGGAGCGACTTCGGGCGGTCGAAGATCCGGAACTGGACGACGACGTCGTCTCGCTGGGGCTCGTTACCGATGTCATCGTCGAGGGAGACACTGCGGTCGTCTCGGTTGCGTTCAACGCACCCCTCTCCCCGACCGAGCGAGAGATGTGCGACGAGATCCGGGCACTCTGTCGCGGAATGGGGCTGACGCCACGGCTCCACGCCGACTCGACCCACGACGGCGTGACCGGTGTCAGAAACACGATCACGATCGGGGCGTCGGCTATCGACGCCAAACCGGGTGTCGTTACCGGAACACTGGCGACGGCACTTGCAGGACTCGACGCGCACGTCGGCGTCTTCGACTTTCGCCTCGAGTCGGCATCTAACGGCTGGCTCGAGGCAGTCGATCCACCGGATCTTTCGGGAGATCCCGTAGTCCCCGCTACGAGCCAGAACGTCTCCGTCGTTCGGCTCGGCCCTCTCCTTCCGCGAGACGGAACGATACCGGCAACTGACGCTGTTCTCGACCTTTTGCTCCCACGGATTCGCAACCGACTCGTCTGGGGGGGTCTCGATTACTTGCTCGTGGCGCTGCCGTCTTCGTCCGAGTCGGTCCGACACACCGTCCTGGAACGAGTGCCGACGCGGGGAACGATCGCCGTCGGAGCGGCCGGGACGGAGTCGACCTCACTTCGAACCGCCGTCCGGACACTGTCGACCGAGACGACGGTGATCGGTGCCCTCGGAACCGTCTCGGACGGCGATCGGCGTCCCGAACCCACGTCCGACTACGACCTCGCAGACCACGATCTCCCGTGTCCGTACCTCGGCACGATCCCTCTCGAGTCGGACGCCGGACCGGACGCCGAACCGTTCCGGGAAGCCGCGGTCGCGATCACTGACCTGGTTGGGGCAATCAACCGTCAGCGAGCGGCACGGTTGCAACTCGCCGAGAAGGAACCAGGATAATCCCGTCGACGACACTGCCTCTCTCGTCTAGCTGTCTCGTTTCTCTTTCGAGGACCGCGTCTTCGGTCCGACGAACTTGCAGCCCCGTGCTACTCGTTGCTCGATCGCCACGGTCGACCGACCAGCTACGTCGAACTTGGTGGGACTCGACTCGAGAACGACACCGATGAGGCAGTCGACACTCCCTCTCACAAGAGACCGCCTAGTACCGTCCCAAGCGTGGACCGACTAGTTGAGAGTTGGCCCAAACCGATCACGATTCTCGATCAGGAGTAAAGCGCACTAGTCAGAGTAGACTTGGGACGCTACTAGACGTAATCCAGGTTCACCTGGGTGATGTTTGCGGCCCGCTGGACGACATCGGCAATTTCCTCGCGTCGTGGTTCGTCGAGTCGACGTTCCGGCCCACAGACGCAAATCGAACCACGGACACGGTCGTCTTTGTCGAGGACCGGTGCTGCCACGCAAACCATCCCCGCGATGCGTTCGCCCTCGTCGACCGCGTACCCCCGTTCGCGGGCCGCCTCGAGCTGGTCGAACAGCACCTCTGGGTCGGTAACCGTCTGCGAGGTGACCTCGACGAGTCCCTCGTCGACCAATTTCGCGACTCGGCCGTCGTCCACGTGCGCGAGCATCGCCTTTCCGGGGGCGGTCGCGTGCAGGGGAATCCGTGCGCCCGGGTACGCGAACAGATTGATCGCGTCGGGTCCCTCTTCGACCGCGAGGATCACTGCCTGGTCGTTCTCCGCAACCAGCAGAGTCACGTGTTCGCCGGTCTCCTCGGCGACCGTCTCGAGTTGGTCACGCACGGCCTGATAAATTTCGAGACGGTGACAGTGGCGGTGTCCGACCTCCAGAAAACGAGTCGTAGTCCGGTACTCTTTGTCCTCGATCGTCACGTATCCCGTCGAGACCAGTGTCTGGAGATAGTCGTGGACCGTGCTGACGGGCATCTCGAGTCGTTCTGCCAGTTCCGAGACGCGGCCCGGTCCGTTCTCCGAGAGTTCGTCGACGATGGCGAACCCGCGTTCGACGGAACGGTTCGATGCATCGGTCATAGTCCCGAAAAGTACTGTTTTGCACAGAAACATTTCGGTATCGTCGGAACGAGTTTCGGCGAGGGTGTCGTCGTCGTTCCGTTCGGGCGAGAGATCACTGACGATGGGCGCCGTCTCCGGACGATGGCGTCTGATCGGAGTTAGTCTGGACGGCGAGGTTATCAGACCTCCGACATATTGTGTGATTAAGACAATTGTAGTTGACGGGCTCTAACCACACTCATGTTAGATATAATACTATATGTCTCAGATATCATTCTGGACAGCAAACTGTTTTCTCTCGAGTTGGTCGTAGTCTTCGCTGCTGGCAGACTTCAGTTGGAGCCCTCGAAGAGTTCTGTACGAGCCCAGATACAAACTATCTGCCTGTTCTTTGAATGGCCCGTGCTCGAGGTAGACACCAGACAGATAACGTGAAAAATATACGATCACATTCGATAGTAGTAATCATACCGGGAGGAAAAGGTATGGCAAAGAGAGCCGGCTGACCGGTGTCGCGTACGCTCGACGACTGTCGTCGGACGGCGGAGCCGTCGATGATCGAAGAACGGCTCGTACGGTCCGCTGTCGGCCACTACCGCAGTCGCGGCGATGAGTGCTCTCTACTAGTACCGTCCCAAGCGTCGACTGATGAGTAAACCCAGACGACCGCATTCGGTTTCACTCATCTGTTTAGGCTTGCCAAGGCACTAGTGGCGGGCCAAGCCTGAACTGATGGGTCGAATCTGGCGGTGTCGCTCGATTCGACCCGTCAGTCGACGGTTGGGACGGTACTAGTACTGTCTCAAGCGTGGACCGACTAGTTGAGAGTTGGCCCAAACCGATCACGATTCTCGATCAGAAGTAGAGTGCACTAGTCAGAGTAGACTTGGGGCGGTACTAGTACCTCCCCTCTAGCGTCGCCGGGCCGCGAAACAGCGAGTACAGAAACAGGAAGTACCCGCCGATGATCGGGAGAAAGATCGCCGCCATGATGGCCGTCATGTTGAGTGCGAGTGGTGAGACGACGGCGTCGGCGATCGTCAACTCGGCTGCGGGATCGACATAGGGGTACAGCAGGGTAGCGACGAAGCCGACGAACGCACCCGCGAGTCCCGCGGCACCGAGCACCGCGGCGTGGTAGCGCTCTCGAGCGACCGACCCGATAGTAACGACTGCGAACGCGAGCGTCGCGACGACGATAGCGACGGTCGAGCACGACAAGAGCACCGGCTGGAGGTCGGGGTACCGACCGAACAGGACGATCGCCGTCAGCGCGAACAGTGCGACGTAGACGATCGTGGCTAGTTGGCCACGCTGGGTGACACGTGTTCGGAGGTCGCCCCTGGTCTTGACGCCCAGGAACGTCCCGCCGAGGACGACGGTAAGCGCGACGACAGTCAGTCCGACGACGAGCGGAGCGATCGCGAGCGCAGACGGCTCACCGAGGACCCAGCTCGCGACGAATACGCCGAGCAGGAACGGGGACGCGGTACTGCCGGCGACGAAGCAGGTATCCCAGAATCGGACCCACGTCTCGTCGTCACGCTCCTCGCGGAGTTTCGATCCCAGTCCTCGCAGCGACAGCGCGAACAGGATCGCGAACACGAGCAGGTAGTAGCGCGACAGGATGTTGGCGTAGACCGCTGGGAAACCGGCAAAAAGCACTGTCCCGAACAGAACGAGCCACACCTCGTTTGCCTTCCACAGCGGACCGAACGCCGCGAGCATGGTCTCGCGCTCTCGCTCGTCGGCTTCGACGAAGAGGATGCCGAGCCCGAAGTCGAAGCCGTCGAGTAGGAGGTAGCCACCCAGCGCGACGACGACGAGGCCGAACCACAGCTCCGGCAGCGACTCGAGCAAGTACGCCGAGTCCGACAGCACGCTAGTCATCGGCGGTCACCTCCGGCGCATCGGGGTGGTCGTCTTCCTCGCTGTCGACTTCGTGTCGTTGCGCCTCTTCGTCGACGATCCGGCCGAAGACGTAGAGGAAGACGCCAAACAGCAGGATGTATCCGATCACGAACGCGACGAGCGTCAGCGTCGCTTCGGTCCCGGAAAGTGGCGGCGAGACGCCCTCTGCGGTCGTGAGAACGTCCTGAATGATCCACGGCTGGCGACCGATTTCGGCGACGTACCAGCCGGTGATCAGGGCGACGAACCCGAGCGGCGACGAGAGCATCAGTGCCTTCAGCAGCCGGTCGTCGTCGGCGAGACCGCCGCGCCAGGCCCGGTAGGTGCCCCAGGCCCCCAGCGCGATGAACCAGAAGCCAAGCCCGACCATGATCCGGAACGACCAGAACACCCACGCGACTGGCGGTGATTCGTACTCGAAGTCGTTGAGACCGGTTACCTCGGCGGTCGGATCACCCCCGCTTGCGAGGAACGACGCCAGGTGTGGGATACTAATCGTATAGAGGTTGTCCGCCCGCGGATCGGTGAGCGACTCGAGTTCGGTCGGGAGCGCGATCAGGTGGAGATCGGCCTGGCCGGTTTCGTAGTGTGCTTCCATGGCGGCGAACTTGTGTGGCTGGGTCTCGGCGACGTGGCGGCCGTACATGTCGCCGTGGATGGCCTGGAACGCCGACGTCAGGAGTAAGACGACGAGACCGGCCCGGAGTGCGGTCTTCCAGACCTTGCTGTCACGGTTCTTCCAGACGAAGTAGGCGGCGAGTCCTACGATCAGGAGGGTCACCGAGATGACCGCGGCGTTTTGCATGTGGACGTACATCCACGGGAATCGGGGGTTGAAAAACGCTGCGAGCGGGTCGGTAAGCTGGGCGATCGGGATGCCGTCTTCCATCACGACCTCGTGCCCACGCGGGGTCTGCATCCAGGAGTTGACGACGAGGATCCAGAACGCCGAGAGCCACGCACCGAGCGCGACCATGACCGACGAGAGCGCGTAGAATCGGTCGGAGACTCGCTCCCGACCGAACAGCAACACGCCGAGGAAGACGGCCTCGAGGAAGAAAGCCATCTTCGCCTCGAAAGAGAGTGGGCCGCCGATCAGTTCGCCGGCGGTCGTCGAGAACGCCCCGAAGTTGGTCCCGAACATAAAGCCCATCGGGATTCCAGTGACCGTTCCCATGATGAACCCGACGGCGAAGATTTTCGTCCAGAACTTCCTGAGTCGTGCGTATCGTCGTTTGCCCGTCCTGACTTCCTGGACGGTGAAGTAGACGAGAAACGGTGCGAGTCCGACCGAGAGCGCCGCGAAGATGATGTGGATCGTGATCGCCCAGCCGAACTGAATCCGACTGGCGAGTTCGGGCGAGAGAGCGAGCAGTGGCGCGAGTTCGGCCGTCGCTGTCGTGAGTAACTCTACCGTCTTGGGGTGCATGTCGTGTTCACCGTTACCCGACGGTAGGGTATCGGCGGTGGTAAACTGGTATTCGGCTATCGCCAAGTTTCGATGAACAAACCAAACTATAACCTATGTTATAGGCTTCTTTCGACTGTCAAACCGCTCTTCTAGTGGGCAAATGATCAAAATGAGCGAGTGAGGACAGTGACGACTGACACTCGAGGGGAACAGAACCAGATTCGACCTTAGACCAAAGTCGCGTCGTCTGACGCTGGGAACCGATCCAGGTACCGCTTGACGAGTCGCGACTCGGCCATCCGGAGCCGGTAGGAGAGCGTCGATTCGGGAACGTCGAGTTCCGACGCGAGCTCACCGATCGTGATCGCCCGAGGGCGTTCGTAGTACCCCCTGGCAGCCGCCTGCTCGATCGCCTCGCGCTGTGATCCCGTCAGGTCGTCGTCGACGACCGCGTCGCCGTGCCACTCGGTCGCGTCGCCGATGTGTCCGACCTCGACGGAGACGCCGTCACGACAGAACGTCTCGAGATCGTCGTACAGTGCCCCAACCTCCTCGTCGGACCGCATCAGCAGTCGCCATCGCTCCCGACCGGCGTGATTGCAGGATTCGAAGATCGTCCCTCGATCGAGGTGGTCCGACGCGACGTTGTGGATCGATCGGCAGTCACAGACGTCTCCGACGTAGGCATAGATCAGGCGTCGTCTCGCGCTACACTCGAGTCGGTAGGACGTGCTGGTACCACAGCATCGATCCGTCCCGATCGCCCGCGGGAGGTAGTCGCGGTCGGCGAGGGTCGTCTCGAGTCGATCGGCTGCCTCGGGCGGGCCGGTAAGCTGGACGAGACGGACACAGGAGGTCTGTCCGGTCGTGACGTCGACCGTCGACGCCCGGAGGTTCGGATGGTCGTGGAAGACGTCCACGACCTGATCCTCACCAGGTTCGTACGTCAGCGTAAAGGTAAACTCGCGGAGACGGGCCATTGATTCGCTCATCCTGGTCGATATAGCGACCGTGACGCCTAAAGGGGTCGCAACGGGACGATTTTCGGTCGATGCGGACTGCCGAACACTGGTAGGTGAAAATATTGCACGCCCCTAGTCGATCGAACCAGCAGAGATAGTATCCATCAGCCACGAGAGAGACGTATGAAAGCAGTGTATGCGACAGACCTGTCTGCTGCCAGTGAAGCGGCGATCGAGAACGAGACCTGCCTCGAGTGTCTCGGCCGAATCGGCGTCGAGGAACTGCATCTCGTCACGGTCGTTCCGGACAACGTCCACGCCGGCACGCCCGGGATCGATCACGTGAAACGACGACGACGGGCACTCGACCGTTACCAGGAGGTGATCGAAGGTGCCGGCCTCGGCGTCGAAACGCACGTCGTCCGTGGAACGCCCCACCGCCGGATCAACGGTATCGCAGAGTCCGTCGGAGCCGACCTGTCGATCGTCAGTTCGCGCGGGAAGAGCCCACTCGAGAACCGACTCATCGGGTCGACGACGCGGAACCTCGCACGGACGACGGTCGTGCCGTTGCTAGTCAACCGGATCGAACGCGGCGTCGACGATCCGGCACTCGTCGAGAAACACCTGTTCGAACGAACGTTGTACGCGACTGACTTCTCCGAGAACGCAGACCGTGCCTTCGAGGCGTTCTCCTATCTCCGCCACGCGACCCAGGAGGCGACGCTCGTCCACGTCCAGACGGAAACCAGTCCGGGCCCCGACGGCGACGCCGATCCCGGGCAGCGACTCGCCGAACTGGCCGATCGACTCGAGGAGTGGGACGTCGACGCCACCACGGACGTTCGACGCGGCGATCCTGTAGACGAAATTCTCGCAGTCGAGGCCGAGTACGAACCGACGACGACGTTGCTCGGATCGCGTGGCAGGAGCCGACTCCGGCGACTGTTGCTCGGTAGCGTCTCCGAATCGGTCATCGCGAACGCAGACGGGAACGTCCTTCTCGTTCCGCCGGAACGAACCGTCTGATCGACTCGCGTTTCTGGTCACGCCGACTGCAGCCGACGCCCGTGAACGGTTTTCAGTGGCTCGTGAAAAAACGCACGGGGTAGATACCAGTCAGCCGAACAGGTAGTTCAGCAACAGCCGCTGGAGCAGGCCGGGACGGCGGCCGTCGCGGGTCTGGACCATGACGGCGGTCGTATCGACGCGTTCGACGAGGCGATTACCCGGCCGCCCGAGGAATCGTGCGCTCATCCCGGTGCGGTCGACGCCAGTCACGAGCAGGTCGGCATCACCGACGAATCGCGTCAGGCCAGCGATCTCGTCGTCGGTCTCGATGACGGTCGATCGGGCCGGTACCGTCAGTAGCGAGAACAGCTCCTCGTGATACCGCTCGATCGTCTCTCGCTGCGTCTCTGGCGCGTCCGCTGCGATCGCCTGCAGGAGATTGAGTTCGGCACCTGTCTCTTCGGCGACGGCGTCTGCAAACAGTAACTTCAGCGGATCGTAGGCCCCGCGGTTGGCGACGACGGCGATCTCGTCGGCATCGTCGAAGCCGTCGTCGTCCACCAGCATCACGTCACAGGGTGCGTTCTTGAGCAGCCAGTCGGTGCCGCCGCCGAACAGTCGCCGGTGGAACTGCGCTCGATCGCGTTCGGCGACGATCAGGTCGTAGTTTCCGTAGGTAGCGAAGTCGACGATCGCCCGGTTGTGGTCTTCGCTGTCGATCTCCCGGTACTCGATGTGCGTGTCCGTCACCGGTGGACGGTCGGCGTCCGTCGCTCCGCCGGACGTGCGTGCCGGTCGATGCACGTCGTGATTCTCGGGAAACCACGAGGGAGCGTCGTCGCCGGAGGGAAGCCACTCTGGCGGGTCGTCTGCAAACACGTCGGCGTGATCTCCGTCGAACATCTGGTGGGGAACGTCGACGAACTCCACGGCCGAAACCGTCGTCGACCGTAACCGTCCCATGTCGGTCGCCATCCGAAGCAGATCACGTCTGGCATCGGGGGACGTGTTGTCGGTGATCGCTACGAGGACGTCGTACTCTTCGTCAGATTCGAACAGGTCTCGCGTTCGGTCCAGTGCACTTTGGCTGACGTTCTCTCGAGCACCGGCACGAGCGGCACCTTCCCGGTCGATCCGTGGCCGGGCGTAGCCAACGTACCAGGCGATCGAGACGAGCGTGATGGCGACTGCGCCGAGAAACGGCACGGTCCCCATCTGCGTGAGGACGATCACGCCGCCGGCCATTCCGGCGAGCTGGGTCCAGGGGTACAGTGGCGCGACGAACTCGGGATCGTAGTCCTCGACAGCCCCTTCACGGAAGCCCACGATGGCCAGGTTCACGAGGATGAACACGAGGATCTGGAACGCCGACCCGAACTTCGCGACCTGTTCGATCGGCAGTGTCGCGATCATCACCATCATCACGCCGCCAGTGACGGCGACTGCGAACGCAGGAGTCTTGAATCGGTCGTGAAGGTGTTCGAACCGTTCGGGGACGAGACCGTCACGGGCCATCGCGAACGGGAACCGTGAGGCCGACAGTAGGCCCGCATTCGCCGTCGAGGCCAGTGCCAGCAGCGCCGCAATGACGATCAGCACTGCACCGAGTTCTCCGAGGGCTGCCTCTGCTGCGTACGCGATCGACGCGACCTCTTCGCCGCCCTCCGGAACGAACCCGCCACCAGGTGAGAGGTCGGGTGCGACGCCGATGGCGACGTAGACGATCAGCACGTAGAGGGCGGTCGTCGCCAGCAGCGAACCGATCATCGCTCGCGGGATCGTCGTCCCGGGATCTTTGACCTCTTCGGCGACCGCAGCGACCTTGATCACCCCGGCGTAGGAGACGAACACCAGTCCCGTCGCCGCGAGGATTCCCTCGGATGCAAGATCGAACGAGCCAGCAGTCTGTGACGGCGTCACGTCGGGGAAGCCACCGATCACGAAATACCCCATGGCCAACATCATCACGCCGACGATCGCAAACTGGAGGCTACCGGTGCTTTTCGTACTGACGACGTTCAGGATCGTAAACAAAAGCGCCAGTCCGAGTGCGATCGGGAGGATGTACTCCGCGAGTCCGGGTGCGACGTAGACGAGATACGGGACGCCCCCGATCAACGCGAGTGCGCCTTTGAACGAGAGCATGAACCAGTTCCCGATACCGGCGATCGTCCCGAGTAGCGGTCCCATTCCCCGCTCGACGTAGACGTACGAGCCGCCGTCTTCCGGCATCGCCGTCGCCATCTCCGACGCCGACAACGCCGCCGGCAACACGAGCAATCCAGCGATCGCGTAGGCGACGACCACTGCCGGGCCGGCCGACGCATACGCGATCCCAGGGAGAATGAAGATGCCGCTCCCGACCATCGCCCCGATCGCGATCGCCGTCGTCGCCGGCAGCCCGAGATCGCGCTGTAAATCGCTCGTCATCTCTCGGCATCACCTCGCCCGGAGCCATCCGACGTGACTATCTCGTCTCTCGTCTGTCGTTGCCGCCACAGCCGTCCCTGTTCGTACTGTCGGGCGTCGTGAGCGGCCGCTGTTCCAGCCCGGCGGCCGCTCTTCGGTGACCTTCGTCCGACAGGGTCAGTACGGAACCGGCGGTAACGGGTCGTGCACTGAGTCGATCGTGTTCGTGTCATAGTGTCTGATTACGAGTGGCTGTGTTCTGGGTCAGCGTCGTGGCTGTGAAACGAATCGCTCAATCGTGTGGATGAAATCGCTTGATAGCCCTGTCGACCGCGTCCGTCTGCCCGAGAAACGTCACGCGGTCACCGGCCTGCAATCGGTGCTCGCCAGTCGGGACTTCCGTCTGTCCGTCCTCGTGGGTGAGCAGGCCGACGATACAGCCGTCCGGAATCTCGGCGTTGACTTCGGCGATCGTCTTCCCGACGAGATCGGCGGCCGTCACCTCGATCTCCTGGACGTCACCAGTCCGGCCGAGTTCGTTCATCCACGCCGACAGCGACGGTCGCTCGAGGACGTTCTCGAGCGACCAGGCGGTCGCCATCGAGAGGTCGATCGCCCGGACATCCAGCGACTCGAAGGCGTCGACGTTGTCGGGCTGGTTGACTCGCGAGGCGACCGTCTCGA contains:
- a CDS encoding amino acid permease, whose amino-acid sequence is MTSDLQRDLGLPATTAIAIGAMVGSGIFILPGIAYASAGPAVVVAYAIAGLLVLPAALSASEMATAMPEDGGSYVYVERGMGPLLGTIAGIGNWFMLSFKGALALIGGVPYLVYVAPGLAEYILPIALGLALLFTILNVVSTKSTGSLQFAIVGVMMLAMGYFVIGGFPDVTPSQTAGSFDLASEGILAATGLVFVSYAGVIKVAAVAEEVKDPGTTIPRAMIGSLLATTALYVLIVYVAIGVAPDLSPGGGFVPEGGEEVASIAYAAEAALGELGAVLIVIAALLALASTANAGLLSASRFPFAMARDGLVPERFEHLHDRFKTPAFAVAVTGGVMMVMIATLPIEQVAKFGSAFQILVFILVNLAIVGFREGAVEDYDPEFVAPLYPWTQLAGMAGGVIVLTQMGTVPFLGAVAITLVSIAWYVGYARPRIDREGAARAGARENVSQSALDRTRDLFESDEEYDVLVAITDNTSPDARRDLLRMATDMGRLRSTTVSAVEFVDVPHQMFDGDHADVFADDPPEWLPSGDDAPSWFPENHDVHRPARTSGGATDADRPPVTDTHIEYREIDSEDHNRAIVDFATYGNYDLIVAERDRAQFHRRLFGGGTDWLLKNAPCDVMLVDDDGFDDADEIAVVANRGAYDPLKLLFADAVAEETGAELNLLQAIAADAPETQRETIERYHEELFSLLTVPARSTVIETDDEIAGLTRFVGDADLLVTGVDRTGMSARFLGRPGNRLVERVDTTAVMVQTRDGRRPGLLQRLLLNYLFG